From a region of the Dictyostelium discoideum AX4 chromosome 2 chromosome, whole genome shotgun sequence genome:
- the ap2a1-2 gene encoding adaptor-related protein complex 2, alpha subunit: MSMNVTNPNIAKTSMRGLTNFISDLRNSPSKENEEKRVTKEMAHIRKEFKENKNIDGYQRRKYVCKLVYMYMLGYELDFGHMEAVTLLSSTKFSEKQIGYIALGILLNEQHEMLPLIINSFKEDLLARSDYFQSLALAAICNIGGKEVAEFLSPLIQKLLIANTSSPMVKKRCALAILRMNRKHIGLVTPDSWVERLVSVLDEPDFGVLTSLMSLLIELASENPIGWEPAIPKVIHLLKKIIINKEFPKEYVYYHVTCPWLQVKLLKFLRYFPAPDDSQGGKVLGEILTAVFAQSESAKAGTVNHKNSLNAVLFEAINLIIHLDNDPVLLKQTSLLLGRFITVKETNIRYLGLEAMSHFASLSNETSIMIKKYQDTVLLSLKDSDISIRRRALDLLYGMCDKNTCKHIVAELLSYLQTADYAIREELVIKIANLAEKFASNYSWYVDVILQLITTAGDFVSDDIWFRVVKIVTNHEDIQAYAASTVFNALQSRNCHETLIKVGGYILGEFGHLIADNPQSSPLVQFNILHSKFNTCGAPTKALLLSTYAKFVNLFPELTQQTQEVFKQHQSYIDAEIQQRACEYLNLTSLNEDLMQTVLDVIPAFIDAKDNSNSTSGSANNSNMINSQDSKISSGGFNQSPQPSQQQQQQQPPQQQQAQLQQNVSSNGLDLLDPFGLGLGNQQQQQQQPVQQAQPVYQQQQQAESFSPVQSDTVSSFGQQQQQQQGGFSSPTIQASSSPISSGGSDPMQIKILASYKRLCLVSEGVLYEDSMLQVGLKSEYQSGQGRLMLYYGNSSAFPLTNFNVTLNSIAGLTLQPQSIAPVIQPKAQLQQPVTFSCTSEFTESPVITINFLTPGKPITITLRLPIVISKFFEPLRLSSGDFFARWKTISGKPLEIQEIFKSTKPIDIQSYNRVIQEGLNITVLKQVDPNPNNIVASCLFPFGSNGQPINSYIRIETNPQANMCRLTIRSQSATLTNTIKNLLISHLQ; the protein is encoded by the exons ATGAGTATGAATGTTACAAATCCAAATATTGCCAAAACCTCAATGAGGGGTTTgacaaattttatttcagaTTTAAGAAATT caccatcaaaagaaaatgaagaaaaaagAGTTACTAAAGAAATGGCACATATtagaaaagaatttaaagaaaataaaaatattgatggtTATCAAAGAAGAAAATATGTTTGTAAATTAGTTTACATGTATATGCTTGGATATGAATTGGATTTTGGACATATGGAGGCTGTGACTTTATTATCTTCTACAAAATTTTCAGAAAAACAAATt gGATATATAGCATTaggtattttattaaatgaacaaCATGAAATGTTACCATTAATTATCAATTCATTTAAAGAGGATTTATTGGCACGTAGTGATTATTTCCAATCATTAGCATTGGCTGCCATTTGTAATATAGGAGGTAAAGAAGTTGCAGAGTTTTTATCaccattaattcaaaaattattaattgcaaA tacatcatcaccaatggTTAAAAAAAGATGTGCATTAGCAATTTTAAGAATGAATCGTAAACATATTGGTTTGGTTACACCAGATTCATGGGTTGAACGTTTAGTATCAGTTTTGGATGAACCAGACTTTGGTGTATTAACGTCATTAATgagtttattaattgaattagcTTCTGAAAATCCTATTGGTTGGGAACCTGCAATTCCAAAagttattcatttattaaaaaag attataattaataaagaatttccAAAAGAATATGTTTATTATCATGTTACATGCCCATGGTTACaagttaaattattaaaattccTCAGATATTTCCCAGCTCCAGATGATTCACAAGGTGGTAAAGTTTTAGGTGAAATTTTAACAGCAGTATTTGCTCAATCTGAATCAGCAAAAGCAGGAACTGTAAATcataaaaattctttaaatgcTGTTTTATTTGAAGctataaatttgattattcATCTTGATAA tgatccagttttattaaaacaaacatcattattattgggTCGTTTTATTACAGTAAAAGAAACCAATATTAGATATTTAGGTTTAGAAGCAATGTCACATTTTGCTtctttatcaaatgaaaCTTCAattatgattaaaaaatatcaagaTACTGTTTTAT tatcaTTAAAAGATTCAGATATCAGTATTAGAAGAAGAGCATTAGATTTATTATATGGAATGTGTGATAAGAATACATGTAAACATATTGTAGCAGAGTTATTATCATATTTACAAACAGCAGATTATGCAATTAGAGAGGAATTAGTGATAAAGATTGCAAATTTAGCAGAAAAGTTTGCAAGTAACTATAGTTGGTATGTTGATGTTATTTTACAATTGATTACAACTGCAGGTGATTTTGTTTCTGATGATATTTGGTTCCGTGTTGTAAAGATTGTTACCAATCATGAAGATATTCAAGCATACGCAGCAAGTACAGTATTCAATGCACTTCAATCAAGAAATTGTCACGAGACATTAATTAAAGTTGGTGGTTATATTTTGGGTGAGTTTGGTCATTTGATTGCTGATAATCCACAATCATCACCACTTGTTCAATTCAATATATTACATAGTAAATTCAATACATGTGGTGCTCCTACCAAAGCACTTTTACTCTCAACCTACGCtaaatttgtaaatcttTTCCCAGAGTTAACTCAACAAACTCAAGAGGTCTTTAAACAACATCAATCCTATATCGATGCTGAAATTCAACAAAGAGCAtgtgaatatttaaatcttaCTTCACTTAATGAAGATTTAATGCAAACTGTACTCGATGTAATTCCTGCTTTTATAGATGCAAAAgataattcaaatagtaCTTCAGGTTCtgcaaataatagtaatatgaTTAATAGTCAAGATTCTAAAATTAGTTCTGGTGGTTTTAATCAATCACCACAaccatcacaacaacaacaacaacaacaaccaccacaacaacaacaagctcaattacaacaaaatGTTTCTTCAAATGGTTTGGATTTATTAGATCCATTTGGTTTAGGTTTAGgtaaccaacaacaacaacaacaacagccaGTTCAACAAGCACAACCAgtttatcaacaacaacaacaagctgaATCATTTTCACCAGTTCAAAGTGATACAGTTTCATCATTTGgtcagcaacaacaacaacaacaaggtGGATTTAGTTCTCCAACAATTCAAGCATCAAGCTCACCAATTTCAAGTGGTGGCTCTGATCCAATGCAAATTAAGATTTTAGCATCATACAAGAGATTATGTTTAGTTAGTGAGGGTGTACTCTATGAGGATAGTATGTTACAAGTTGGTTTGAAATCAGAATATCAATCAGGTCAAGGTAGATTAATGTTATACTATGGAAATAGTTCAGCATTCCCATTGACCAATTTCAATGTTACCCTTAATTCAATCGCTGGTTTAACATTACAACCACAATCGATTGCACCAGTTATTCAACCAAAGgcacaattacaacaaccagTCACTTTTTCATGTACATCAGAGTTTACTGAATCACCAGTTATCACCATTAATTTCCTTACACCAGGTAAACCAATCACTATCACCCTTCGTCTTCCAATTGTTATCAGTAAATTCTTTGAACCATTACGTTTATCAAGTGGTGACTTTTTCGCTCGTTGGAAGACAATCTCTGGTAAACCATTGGAAATTCAAGAAATCTTTAAATCAACTAAACCAATCGATATTCAATCATACAATAGAGTCATTCAAGAAGGTTTAAATATTACCGTACTCAAACAGGTAGatccaaatccaaataatattgtAGCATCTTGTCTCTTCCCATTCGGTTCAAATGGTCAACCAATAAACTCTTATATTAGAATTGAAACCAACCCACAAGCAAATATGTGTCGTCTTACTATTAGATCCCAATCTGCCACTCTtacaaatacaattaaaaatttattaatctctcatttacaataa
- the abpE-2 gene encoding actin binding protein E — protein sequence MASLDISDPDITKYIKLVQDGNPANRWIVFSYVPKSNNKIKFCDSGSGDLKELREELDDSSIRFAYIRFVINNMPKFVYIPWCGDGVNGPIKGAFSGHAIEFSKSFKPIHHQVNARSEEDIDEKAITAALNKATGASYDSGSKVQGATKGTFIPQSVSQGREAATKSNAEVKNVINKNDYNKIQESAEYWKQNQANKSEPAKPTRPEYNLSTERDDYWKQQQAEKQKQQQQQQQQQASRVNAPPPSRTVGNKFQEQVSKPTETAPPQPRPAPSKGSVLNRFPAATQQQQEPPAPSRPAAPVPSRVNKPAAPVQPVYQEPVHEEPQYEEPQYEEEQQQQYEEQPTEEQQYYQEEPQQQYEEQPTEEQQYYQEEQQQYEEQPTEEQQYYQEEQQQYEQPTEDQQYYQEEQQQYEQPAEEQYDQSGYLQAKALYDYNGENDGDLSFREGDIITILDQSDPDGWWQGSLPTGEQGFFPSNFVQQL from the exons ATGGCATCATTAGATATTAGTGATCCAGATATtacaaaatatattaaattagttCAAGATGGTAATCCAGCAAATCGTTGGATTGTTTTTTCATATgtaccaaaatcaaataacaaaattaaattttgtgaTAGTGGATCAGGTGATTTGAAAGAGTTGAGAGAGGAATTAGATGATTCAAGTATTCGTTTTGCTTATATTCgttttgttattaataatatgcCAAAGTTTGTATACATTCCATGGTGTGGTGATGGTGTAAACGGACCAATCAAAGGCGCTTTCAGTGGACACGCAATcgaattttcaaaatctttcAAACCAATTCATCATCAAGTTAACGCTCGTTCAGAGGAAGATATCGACGAGAAAGCAATCACCGCTGCATTGAACAAAGCAACTGGTGCCTCATACGATAGTGGTTCAAAGGTACAAGGTGCTACCAAAGGTACCTTCATTCCACAATCGGTTAGTCAAGGTAGAGAAGCTGCAACCAAATCAAATGCTGAGGTTAAAAATGTCATCAACAAAAACGATTATAACAAAATTCAAGAATCTGCAGAATATTGGAAACAAAATCAAGCAAATAAATCTGAACCAGCCAAACCAACTCGTCCAGAATATAATTTATCCACCGAAAGAGATGACTATtggaaacaacaacaagcagagaaacaaaaacaacaacaacaacaacagcaacaacaagcaTCAAGAGTTAATGCTCCACCACCATCTCGTACTGTTGGTAATAAATTCCAAGAACAAGTTTCAAAACCAACTGAAACTGCTCCACCACAACCAAGACCTGCTCCTTCAAAAGGAAGTGTTTTAAATCGTTTCCCAGCTGcaactcaacaacaacaagaaccaCCAGCTCCATCACGTCCAGCTGCTCCAGTACCATCACGTGTAAATAAACCAGCTGCACCAGTCCAACCAGTTTATCAAGAACCAGTTCATGAAGAACCACAATATGAAGAACCACAATATgaagaagaacaacaacaacaatatgaaGAGCAACCAACTGAAGAACAACAATATTATCAAGAagaaccacaacaacaatacgAAGAACAACCAACTGAAGAACAACAATATTATcaagaagaacaacaacaatatgaaGAACAACCAACCGAAGAACAACAATATTATCAAGAAGAGCAACAACAATACGAACAACCAACTGAAGATCAACAATATTATcaagaagaacaacaacaatatgaaCAGCCAGCTGAAGAGCAATACGATCAAAGTGGTTATCTTCAAGCTAAAGCACTTTACGATTATAATGGTGAAAATGATGGTGATCTTTCTTTCAGAGAAGGTGATATCATTACAATTTTAGATCAAAGTGATCCAGATGGTTGGTGGCAA gGATCTTTACCAACAGGTGAACAAGGTTTCTTCCCATCTAATTTCGTACAACAATTGTAA
- the hpdl-2 gene encoding 4-hydroxyphenylpyruvate dioxygenase-like protein, whose product MKNEKLKVDNHIHNNIQFIDCLEFWVSNAKSFIKSFLQPMNFEVIGTRFNDERSRIQYLLLNNVISRSNLQNQFQIENNSYIKPIQGNQFIKVTSSISPNDLDFHSKIQKHGDFIQNISFYCNDINLAYNKSINNGAKSVQLPMKEYFKNCKDIVETAIIESPFKDLQHTFINRNITSFDDNNNNNYDNNKEIFGNPLFLYPEFQEIKDKELFKIEKEDSSSINGCTGSLDHIATCIKNGEMNYFVEWYRKCLGFKLLSDKDSVATDESENFENELILDKNFYVITKSDFKYTKKENIGLKMAVLSNQPLNTSFHKTPPIQFVISEAIQGGEGQIEQFIHYFGGEGVQHLAFNSNNIFKAVEIAKSQKLEFVYIPQSYYSKLDERLKHLFPNSIPKILKENLMKFGILIDSDAITNTNENNSNNNNNNDSQNNTEINQNIGYIKQIFTKYINDRPTMFFELIERSNALGFGKGNIIALFESLEKESSGSQLKSD is encoded by the exons atgaaaaatgaaaaattaaaagtagaTAATCATATTCATAATAACATTCAATTTATTGATTGTTTAGAATTTTGGGTATCAAATGcaaaatcatttataaaatcattcCTCCAACCAATGAACTTTGAAGTGATTGGAACGAGATTCAATGATGAACGTTCAAGAattcaatatcttttattaaataatgtaaTATCAAGATCTAATCtacaaaatcaatttcaaattgaaaataattcataTATAAAACCAATACAAGGTAATCAATTTATCAAAGTTACAAGTTCAATATCACCAAATGATTTAGATTTTCAttcaaaaattcaaaaacatggtgattttattcaaaatattagtttttattgt aatgatataaatttagcatataataaatcaattaataatggtgCAAAATCTGTTCAATTACCAATGaaagaatattttaaaaattgtaaagaTATTGTTGAAACTGCAATAATTGAATCACCATTCAAAGATTTACAACATAcatttataaatagaaatataacaagttttgatgataataacaataataattatgataataataaagaaatatttggaaatccattatttttatatccaGAATTTCAAGAgataaaagataaagaattatttaaaattgaaaaagaagattCATCAAGCATTAATGGTTGTACTGGATCATTGGATCATATTGCTACATGTATAAAGAATGGTGAAATGAATTATTTCGTTGAATGGTATCGTAAATGTTTaggttttaaattattatcagatAAAGATAGTGTTGCAACAGATGAGAgtgaaaattttgaaaatgaattaatattgGATAAAAACTTTTATGTAATTACTAAATCTGATTTTAAGTATACAAAAAAGGAGAATATTGGTTTAAAGATGGCAGTACTATCAAATCAACCTTTAAATACATCATTTCATAAAACACCACCTattcaatttgtaatttcTGAAGCAATTCAAGGTGGTGAAGGTCAAATTGAAcaatttattcattatttcGGTGGTGAAGGTGTTCAACATTTAGCTttcaattcaaataatatctttaagGCTGTTGAAATTGCTAAATCTCAAAAATTGGAATTCGTCTATATACCTCAATcttattattcaaaattgGATGAACGTTTAAAACATCTATTTCCAAATTCAAttccaaaaattttaaaagaaaatttaatgaaatttggaattttaattgattctgatgcaattacaaatacaaatgaaaataatagtaataataataataataatgattctcAAAATAATACtgaaattaatcaaaatattgGTTATATTAAACaa atttttacaaaatatataaatgatAGACCAACAatgttttttgaattaattgaaagatCAAATGCGTTGGGTTTTGGAAAAGGAAATATTATTGCGTTATTTGAATCTTTGGAAAAAGAAAGTAGTGGTTCTCAATTAAAAAGTgattaa
- the rpc25-2 gene encoding RNA polymerase III subunit, with translation MFHLITIEDKVRIAPSQFNNEVQTIEDEIEKKYTSKVVLNAGLFVALYDILGTGDSYVHSGDGGAHLMVRFRMVVFKPFKGEVLEGVIKKSSRQSIQISLGFFHEIYLNPIELPNPSNYNQEEGLWYWEWNENQLFFEDGGRVRFKIDQVEFNPEISQPAPSPKNVNTEAMDSYSLREYKEKQIENENLLKQVKSPLILKVSMREAGLGMVSWWTNQSAGDDDENEEDGGENQDDEVAEDDGGEEPTIEEDE, from the exons atgtttcatttaataacGATTGAAGATAAAGTTAGAATAGCACCAAGTCAATTCAATAATGAAGTACAAACAATTgaagatgaaattgaaaagaagTATACAAGTAAAGTTGTATTAAATGCAGGTTTATTTGTAGCATTATATGATATATTAGGAACAGGTGATTCATATGTTCATTCAGGTGACGGAGGTGCTCACCTTATGGTTCGTTTTAGAATGGTTGTATTTAAACCTTTCAAAGGTGAAGTTTTGGAAGGTGTTATAAAAAAGTCTTCAAGacaatcaattcaaatttcTCTTGGTTTCTTTcatgaaatttatttaaatccaatCGAATTACCAAATCCATCAAATta taATCAAGAAGAAGGATTATGGTATTGGGAATGGaatgaaaatcaattgttttttgaaGATGGTGGTAGGGttagatttaaaattgatcaaGTTGAATTTAATCCAGAGATATCACAACCAGCACCATCAccaaaaaatgtaaatacaGAAGCAATGGATTCTTATTCATTGAGagaatataaagaaaaacaaattgaaaatgaaaatctttTGAAACAAGTTAAATCTCCTTTGATCTTAAAAGTGTCAATGAGAGAAGCAGGTTTAGGTATGGTTTCTTGGTGGACAAACCAATCtgctggtgatgatgatgaaaatgaagaggATGGTGGAGAAAATCAAGATGATGAAGTAGCTGAAGATGATGGTGGGGAAGAACCTACAATAGAAGAAGAcgaatag
- the nit1-2 gene encoding nitrilase 1 codes for MIRNSKILMNKLKRIGLGQITSTNNKEDNFRKCKEMIEKAVENKVNLFCLPECFAFISGGIHQFESRDNAEYLDQKGGIIERYKDLAKQNNIWLSLGGFHEKILDDPNDMIYNTHLIIDSNGVIVCEYRKMHLFDVDIPSKGVKMNESKVVKGGNDLVVCDSPVGKLGLSICYDLRFPELYLSLRRMDAQILLVPSAFMKSTGEAHWKPLLQARAIENQTYVIAAAQTGDHHSKRSSYGHSMIIDPWGKVLHDLPDNLNDIAFVDIDLDYISTCRENIPVFNHKKLNNYKI; via the coding sequence atgattagaaattcaaaaatattaatgaataaattaaaaaggaTTGGATTAGGTCAAATTACAAGTACCAATAATAAAGAGgataattttagaaaatgtAAAGAAATGATAGAGAAAGCTGTTGAAAATAAAgtgaatttattttgtttaccAGAATGTTTTGCATTTATAAGTGGTGGAATTCATCAATTTGAATCAAGAGATAATGCAGAGTATTTAGATCAAAAAGGAGGAATCATTGAAAGATATAAAGATTTAGCAAAgcaaaataatatttggtTATCATTAGGTGGATTTCATGAAAAGATATTGGATGATCCAAATGATATGATCTACAATACTCATTTAATCATTGATTCAAATGGTGTAATAGTTTGCGAGTATAGAAAGATGCATTTATTTGATGTCGATATTCCATCAAAGGGTGTTAAAATGAATGAAAGTAAAGTTGTTAAAGGTGGTAATGATTTAGTGGTTTGTGATTCACCAGTTGGTAAACTTGGTTTATCAATTTGTTATGATTTACGTTTTCCAGAACTTTATCTAAGTCTAAGAAGAATGGATGCTCAAATTCTATTGGTACCAAGTGCATTTATGAAGAGTACTGGTGAAGCACATTGGAAACCATTACTTCAAGCAAGagcaattgaaaatcaaactTATGTCATCGCTGCTGCTCAAACTGGTGATCATCATTCTAAAAGATCTTCCTATGGCCATTCAATGATCATTGATCCTTGGGGTAAGGTCTTACATGATTTACCTGATAACCTAAATGATATCGCTTTTGTTGATATAGATCTCGATTACATTTCAACTTGTAGAGAAAACATACCTGTATTTaatcataaaaaattaaataattataaaatataa
- a CDS encoding hypothetical protein (Similar to Escherichia coli CFT073. glycerol dehydrogenase (EC 1.1.1.6)) produces the protein MNTIYKTLCSPKKFIIGKNLLNDPSKFIKDFGNKCFIVCDERLIDQVNQKTVKSLEKENIISHVEKFKIECTKNEVERMCSIKKSKGSNVILGIGGGKTIDTAKAMAFYEKCPVVIFPTAASTDAPCTSLAVLYKDNGEFDQYLYIPNNPDVVLVDPVVMVTAPPRLFSSGVGDALATYFEARQCFQSFGNNLTNTKPSLIGYNLSKLCYKIISENIEKAMDSLNCKSNSISFENILEATIYLSGIGAESGGLAAAHAISNGLSSIEQLHSSQHGEKVAFGLLAQLILEDAPTGEIENVIRIMKIAKLPMTLEDLGYKNWNDEDIKKVASISNLPSDTMSNMLRNFENDDIFNSIVAANEMGKRYKKISIENLKPNYPI, from the exons atgaatacaatttataaaactctttg CTCaccaaaaaaatttataattggaaagaatttattaaatgatccttcaaaatttattaaagattttggaaataaatgttttattgTTTGTGATGAGAGATTAATTGATCAAGTAAATCAAAAAACTGTAAAGTCTTTAGAAAAAGAGAATATTATATCTCAcgttgaaaaatttaaaattgaatgtaCAAAAAATGAAGTTGAAAGAATgtgttcaattaaaaaatctaaaggttcaaatgtaattttaggaattggtggtggtaaaacAATTGATACTGCAAaag CAATGGCATTTTATGAAAAATGTCCAGTAGTAATATTTCCAACAGCAGCATCAACTGATGCACCATGTACATCATTAGCAGTTTTATACAAAGATAATGGAGAATTTGATCAATATCTTTATATTCCAAATAATCCAGATGTTGTTTTAGTTGATCCAGTTGTTATGGTTACTGCACCACCAAGATTATTTTCTTCAGGAGTAGGTGATGCACTTGCAACTTATTTTGAAGCAAGACAATGTTTCCAAAGttttggaaataatttaACCAATACAAAACCATCATTGATTGGATATAACCTTTCAAAATTATGCTATAAAATCATAagtgaaaatattgaaaaagcaatggattctttaaattgtaaatcaaattcaatttcatttgaaaatattttagaagcaacaatttatttaagtGGTATTGGGGCAGAGAGTGGAGGACTTGCTGCTGCCCATGCAATTTCCAATGGTCTAAGTTCAATAGAACAATTACATTCCTCTCAACATGGTGAAAAGGTTGCATTTGGTTTATTGGCTCAATTGATTTTAGAAGATGCTCCAACTggagaaattgaaaatgtaattagaataatgaaaattgCAAAACTTCCGATGACATTAGAGGATTTAGGTTATAAAAATTGGAATGatgaagatattaaaaaagtggcttcaatttcaaatttaccatCAGATACAATGTCAAACATGTTAAGAAactttgaaaatgatgatatcTTTAATTCAATTGTGGCTGCAAATGAAATGGgtaaaagatataaaaaaatatcaatagaaaatttaaaaccaaattatccaatttaa
- the gtf2e1-2 gene encoding transcription factor IIE has translation MSSSNNIYHILDDLVKMVIRAFYPDEYAVIIDGLLREKKRIKDEDLALRLRIQQKYVRKILMDLKGDSMVKSSDVKVEAKGPNERGSTHLLWYIDYKHIIDIVKYKLYMFRKKMESVKVQKIDVQTYKCQTCHKVYTALDIPKLLNMDTGALACEICDGELEEELNNESLTQTAKHQSDLFSQLRKIIEQLKKTEGHNIPLFARDLADLSADQGPSYTINTNSSLGMGPKPSAFPVAQGAATSHHIDPTNENIEFHVDILDTDGIEINKAVVKKENKKTGLASLPPWLLPSNSFKNRNVKSNSILNNNQQTQTSTNEQPTAVKEQIKIDQDFYINYIKTHYQEWESAPDSGDADGNGSNSGSGGSTIEGNDGGNGEHQNKKMKLDDSQTVSSMSQSDDDGKDILVRVGDNLIPITKITEHDQELMSNQEYEDYSHALYSYASKNVFDHQYQSLMSN, from the exons ATGTCATCTTCAAACAATATCTATCATATTTTAGATGATCTTGTAAAGATGGTAATTCGTGCTTTTTACCCCGATGAATATGCTGTTATTATTGATGGTCTTTTAAGAGAAAAGAAACG tattaaagATGAAGATTTAGCATTAAGACTTCGTATTCAACAAAAATATGTAAGAAAGATATTAATGGATCTTAAAGGTGATTCAATGGTAAAGAGTTCAGATGTAAAAGTAGAAGCAAAAGGACCAAATGAAAGAGGTAGTACCCATCTACTTTGGTATATAGATTATAAACATATCATTGATAttgtaaaatataaattatacaTGTTTAGAAAGAAGATGGAATCTGTAAAAGTTCAAAAAATTGACGTTCAAACTTATAAATGTCAAACATGTCATAAAGT atATACAGCATTAGATattccaaaattattaaatatggACACTGGTGCATTGGCATGCGAAATTTGCGATGGCGAATTAGAAGaggaattaaataatgaatcattaACACAAACTGCTAAACATCAATCTGATTTGTTTAGTCAATTaagaaaaattattgaacaattaaagaaaactGAAGGTCATAATATACCTTT atTTGCAAGAGATTTAGCAGATTTATCAGCAGATCAAGGTCCATCTTATACAATTAATACCAATTCATCATTAGGTATGGGTCCAAAACCATCTGCATTTCCTGTTGCACAAGGTGCTGCAACTTCTCATCATATAGATccaacaaatgaaaatatagaaTTTCATGTTGATATTTTAGATACTGATGGtatagaaattaataaagcagtagttaaaaaagaaaa taaaaaaaCAGGATTAGCATCACTTCCACCTTGGTTATTGCCAagtaattcatttaaaaatagaaatgtTAAGTCGAATTCAATCTTGAACAATAATCAACAAACTCAAACCTCAACCAACGAACAACCTACTGCTGTTAaagaacaaattaaaattgatcaagatttttatataaattatattaaaactcATTATCAAGAATGGGAGAGTGCTCCTGATAGTGGTGATGCtgatggtaatggtagtaatagtggtagtggtggttcAACCATTGAAGGTAatgatggtggtaatggtgaacatcaaaataaaaaaatgaaattggatGATTCACAAACCGTTTCTTCAATGTCACAATCggatgatgatggtaaagATATTTTAGTTAGAGTCGGTGATAACTTAATACCAATCACCAAAATCACAGAACATGACCAAGAGTTAATGTCTAATCAAGAATATGAAGATTATAGTCATGCACTCTATTCATATGCTTCCAAAAATGTTTTCGATCATCAATATCAAAGTTTAATgtcaaattaa